TTTgaacacacgcacacgcacacacacgtttgttttcgtgaattgtggggactttccatagacttctatagattttatactgaccaaacgatattgtctatcccctaacccaatcctaaccctaaacctacccctcacagaaaacatgtttgcatagttacactttcagataaataacatttactatttttaatcatttttttaacattgtggggaccggtctgcgtcaaaaatttcaggttttactatccttgtggtccccacaatgtagcaaaaacaattacacacacacacacacacacacacacacacgtttgtttttgtgaattgtggggactttccatagacttctatagattttatactgaccaaacgatattgtctatcccctaacctaaccctaaccctaaatctacccctcacagaaaacatgtttgcatcattacaccttcagataaacatcatttactacttttaatcattttttaacattgtggggactgcaggccggtccccacaatgtcaaaaatttcaggttttcctatccttgtggggacatttggtccccacaatgtagcaaaaacaagtacgcacacacacacacacacacacacacacacacacacacacacacacatgcagtagtcaacatttgaagtggatcaaaacttgTGTCCatcaaaaattgtgtttttattatgtgtgtatttttacgtaatcaaaataacccagctgcagTTTGGCagttaattggaatgcacaattaaaaaaacatgttttatatatatatatatatatatatacaccaatTACCACAAAAAGTCAAAGTTTCTTACCATTCttatgatgttaaaaatgttaaaagttcaAAACGTAAAACTTCTCACTTTAAAATGACCAAAGACCATCAGAGGGTTGAAGCAGATGCTTAGATCCAAAGCGGACCCCATCCTCATCCTCAGGTAAACATCAAATTGTCAGCGTTACAATGAAAACCTTATGTACATGCTTCACATCACTCACCCTTAACCCTGCCTCGGTGAGCTCTAAGCAGTATCGGTTTCCCTCTCTGGTTTCCACGTTTATGTACGCCACATCCAGTCCGCTGGTGAGACTGTGAGAGACGTGCATGTCTGTGACTGCGAAGAGCACATCATTGACCACCGCCTCAGCTTCCAGCCTCATGTCCTTCACCTCCCCCAGCTCCACACAGCGCTCCTCATACGAACACTTCGACAGGTCCTCTGGCTTACAGTCCACCTCCATCCCCTAAAAACAACAGCGAGCCTTCAGATGATCGATTATCAGACAATAACACCGTAGAGATAAACTGCATGTTCACAAACATCTGACGTCGTCTGATCATGAGGGGGCGCGAGCAGCACTGTAAACTCATGCTAACGCCTCTGACAAATTCCTCAACTGACAACTCACgaagtaacactttattttaaagtttagtaagtttaatatttttaggtgggaaaaaaaacagtaaaatgtgtaatgtatgACGTGCATAAAgccaaatgtaaaatgttagcTAATGCTGCCAATCGAGGCTCTCGTAGCGTAAAAGTTCCGTATAACGCTAGCTCCAGGTTACACACACAGAATAACAGTATAACCACATGACTAGCAAAGTTAGTTATTATATGCTAAAGTTTGGAGcggttaatatttatttattatcatcattttatGAGTTACTAACCTCCTCCGGGGGTAATTCGTCAGAACACTTCCGGCTCATGCCGGCTAGGACTCAAGTGTGTCAATTATGCGCAGCCTTTGCGTAGTGCAGCTTCTGCGTAATCGCCAAGATAAACATTATCTATTATTTTTTAggacacacattttcaaaatataaatataatacccAAATGTGTAATTTAGCTGTTAGATGCATATGACAATGCAAAGCTAACAGCTAAATTCCTTACGTAACAAATTGTGCGGGAGGATGTGCGAGGTTTGGGGGGCGGAGGGGCTTCTAGAGAATTCTTTATTCTCCAAAAATAACATCAGTGCATAGTTACAGTGCAAGAACTGAATACATTTCATTagctttattacatttttataacgtttgttattttcttacattactgttttttcattATCATATTCCTAGTGACATCACTTGCATTTCCACAAGTGTTACTACTGAAATTCACCAATGGAAATTTACTGGATTCAACATGCAAACAAATGTAACTTGTGAATTATGGGATTAAAtgccataaatattaatttccgAACTTCAGAAAACTTGCCAAcgaaaaaatggcaaaatactTATACTTAAAATCGCAAATGATTTATGATCTAACGTTAAAGACGCATGAAAACAACCATagtgaaattaaaaaacatgagCAGTGGAGAACAAATCGCAGAATTTTGTTCAGTTCACCTCTTTTCAGAATAACGCTATGTTGTGCCATGCTGTTATCAGTTTATTGTATGTAAATACAGAGTAACAGATTAGATCACCGATTTAAAGAAATAGACTAATATAAGACGTATAAACCTTGACTTCAAATCATCAGCTAAATCCACCACACCGTGTAAATTGAGCCTACTTACCATAAATAAAGcgatttactgtttttataaaaaaatcttctggtctgtagtaaaaataacactttCCTGTAGCTGCGTGGATGATCTGTGCAGTCGCTGCGCAGAGCGGATGCTCGTGAACACACCGCGTGGAGCAGCGCGCAAGAGAGTGCGCAGTCACGAGCGTGTTTGTAAACATCATCATTAGCCTTATAAGCAGACAAACAGAGATGCTGCTTTCACACGATCCGACAGCCACTCATAATGCACACGAGGACTCCCATCTTCAGTTTAATATAGCTGTTATTACTAAGCGATGCAGCAGTTGAATAGACAAACTTGATTGAAGATATGAAGGATTGTGTTTAGCCAGCATGCTAGTTCACCCTAAGCCAAGGAACAACGGTTAGTCAGCTATTTTGTAATACAGGTAAGTTATTTACCTTTGTCATTCTGATTTTGAATGGCCACAGCAGAGACGGTCAAAACGTAGCCCTTTTTTGCTGTTGTTCAGCGTGACTCTATGATTTGGCATTGTTAGCTACCAAACAAACTCACTAACCTTAAGGGAATTGCGCAAACAGTGGTGGTCATCATACTGTATATGTAGATATGGGCCAGACAGGAACG
Above is a genomic segment from Labeo rohita strain BAU-BD-2019 chromosome 17, IGBB_LRoh.1.0, whole genome shotgun sequence containing:
- the gskip gene encoding GSK3-beta interaction protein isoform X1, whose product is MSRKCSDELPPEEGMEVDCKPEDLSKCSYEERCVELGEVKDMRLEAEAVVNDVLFAVTDMHVSHSLTSGLDVAYINVETREGNRYCLELTEAGLRVVGHTFDQVDEGLSTQYHETVYSLLDSLSPGYREAFGNALLQRLERLKQNGQ
- the gskip gene encoding GSK3-beta interaction protein isoform X2; the protein is MGMEVDCKPEDLSKCSYEERCVELGEVKDMRLEAEAVVNDVLFAVTDMHVSHSLTSGLDVAYINVETREGNRYCLELTEAGLRVVGHTFDQVDEGLSTQYHETVYSLLDSLSPGYREAFGNALLQRLERLKQNGQ